In a single window of the Papaver somniferum cultivar HN1 chromosome 8, ASM357369v1, whole genome shotgun sequence genome:
- the LOC113305337 gene encoding F-box/kelch-repeat protein At3g06240-like, which yields MGRRDSYGLAYIYTLGSNSWKSIQTIPFEFNLNTESTEEIVCGSLHWLIDTPINSKAIYSLDIIQERLEELQLPEEPLVKKQKFTVRKWDESVCLLVNADNNNIQFYVWVMQEYGVKDSWSKKISVTLRSVDDSLSSTMWSFKNGKILLKTSSDLVLYDPKNASPRESYIRYQMLEGEV from the coding sequence ATGGGAAGAAGGGACAGTTATGGTTTAGCCTATATTTATACTCTTGGATCAAATTCTTGGAAATCTATTCAAACCATCCCTTTTGAGTTTAATTTAAATACAGAGTCGACTGAGGAGATTGTTTGTGGATCTCTTCATTGGTTAATCGACACCCCGATCAACTCCAAGGCTATCTATTCCTTGGACATCATCCAGGAGAGACTAGAAGAATTGCAACTACCAGAAGAACCTCTGGTGAAGAAGCAGAAATTCACTGTGAGAAAGTGGGATGAGTCTGTTTGTCTACTGGTTAATGCTGATAACAATAATATTCAATTTTATGTGTGGGTGATGCAGGAGTATGGAGTTAAGGATTCTTGGTCTAAAAAAATTTCCGTCACCCTAAGATCGGTGGACGATTCTCTTTCTAGTACGATGTGGTCTTTCAAGAATGGTAAGATTCTACTTAAGACTAGCAGTGATTTAGTACTATATGACCCAAAGAATGCAAGTCCAAGAGAATCATATATTCGTTATCAAATGCTGGAGGGCGAAGTGTAG